The Calditrichota bacterium genome includes a region encoding these proteins:
- a CDS encoding bifunctional oligoribonuclease/PAP phosphatase NrnA, with translation MSGRNWQKVIEFISTRDEFIITSHISPDGDAIGAECALAIMLAHKGKRSHIINVSPTPHHYRFLDPEGAIAQYDPSQHLELFRSAGGVFILDISDWARLREVGKVIRDFRLPRVCIDHHTQSDGMAEIEVVDSSASCTGELLFDLSLAMGIKPTGRLAEALYTCLVTDTGSFRFANTTPEVHRMAAELVAAGVDVGKVYEQVYESNSPAKVRLMGEVLRSLSFECEGALAWFALSRQALERSGVMTWELESFPELPRMVAGVEVSLSLTELNNGRTKISLRSKGRIPVIGIAAKFGGGGHTFAAGASVPGSLDTVLEQVLAETRKVVEAHLQTKTA, from the coding sequence CAGAAGGTTATCGAATTCATATCGACCCGCGACGAGTTTATCATTACCTCCCACATCAGCCCTGACGGCGATGCCATAGGCGCAGAGTGCGCCCTTGCCATCATGCTCGCCCACAAGGGCAAGCGCAGCCACATCATCAACGTCAGTCCTACGCCCCATCACTACCGCTTTCTCGATCCGGAGGGGGCCATCGCCCAATATGATCCCAGCCAACACTTGGAGCTGTTCCGGTCAGCCGGTGGGGTCTTTATTTTGGACATCAGCGACTGGGCGCGCCTGCGCGAGGTGGGAAAAGTCATCAGGGATTTTCGTCTGCCACGGGTCTGCATCGATCACCACACCCAGAGCGACGGAATGGCTGAGATCGAGGTGGTGGACTCGAGTGCCTCCTGTACTGGGGAGCTGCTCTTTGACCTGAGCCTGGCGATGGGGATCAAGCCCACGGGCAGATTGGCAGAGGCGCTCTACACCTGCCTGGTGACAGATACCGGCTCGTTCCGATTTGCCAATACCACGCCAGAAGTGCATCGGATGGCTGCCGAACTGGTGGCCGCAGGCGTAGACGTGGGCAAGGTCTACGAGCAAGTCTACGAGAGCAACTCCCCGGCCAAGGTGCGCCTGATGGGCGAGGTGCTCCGCTCGTTGAGCTTCGAGTGCGAGGGAGCGCTGGCCTGGTTTGCGCTCAGCCGCCAGGCACTGGAGCGGAGCGGCGTCATGACCTGGGAGTTAGAGAGCTTCCCGGAGCTGCCGCGCATGGTGGCAGGAGTAGAAGTAAGCCTCTCCCTGACCGAACTGAACAATGGTCGAACCAAGATCAGCCTCCGTTCCAAAGGGCGCATCCCAGTGATTGGCATTGCCGCGAAATTCGGCGGGGGAGGTCACACCTTTGCGGCGGGGGCTTCTGTTCCCGGCAGCCTGGACACGGTCCTGGAGCAGGTGCTGGCCGAGACGCGCAAAGTGGTGGAAGCTCACCTCCAGACAAAGACGGCGTAA